In one Vulgatibacter incomptus genomic region, the following are encoded:
- a CDS encoding carbonic anhydrase — protein sequence MKLLNECLAANREWSARMRANDPEFFSRLRNQQRPQLLWIGCADSRLPPDQIVGRLPGSLFVHRNVGNVVVHSDLNCLSVLQYGIEVLGIQDIIVCGHYGCGGVRAAMDRRELGGVIDSWIEHICDVHEDHRVELDAIADVDARANRLCELNVLEQVANVARTSIVRNAWKRGERVKIHGWVYDLADGLVRDLAIHVGCPEEIPNAQTIG from the coding sequence ATGAAGCTCCTCAACGAGTGCCTCGCCGCCAATCGGGAGTGGTCCGCGCGCATGCGGGCCAACGACCCGGAGTTCTTCTCGCGGCTGCGCAACCAGCAGAGGCCGCAGCTCCTCTGGATCGGATGCGCGGACAGCCGCCTGCCTCCCGACCAGATCGTGGGCCGCCTGCCGGGCAGCCTCTTCGTCCACCGCAACGTCGGCAACGTCGTGGTCCACTCGGACCTCAACTGCCTGAGCGTGCTCCAGTACGGGATCGAGGTCCTCGGGATCCAGGACATCATCGTCTGCGGCCACTACGGCTGCGGCGGCGTCCGTGCCGCGATGGATCGGCGTGAGCTCGGCGGCGTGATCGACAGCTGGATCGAGCACATCTGCGACGTCCACGAGGACCACCGCGTCGAGCTCGACGCCATCGCCGACGTCGACGCCCGCGCCAACCGGCTCTGCGAGCTCAACGTGCTCGAGCAGGTGGCCAACGTCGCGCGCACCAGCATCGTCCGAAACGCGTGGAAGCGCGGCGAGCGGGTCAAGATCCACGGCTGGGTCTACGACCTCGCCGACGGCCTCGTCCGCGACCTGGCGATCCACGTCGGCTGCCCC
- a CDS encoding MFS transporter, with the protein MHRSKSPLLVIFLTIFLDLLGFGLVIPLLPFFASDLGATGFQVGIVMTAYSGMQFLCAPLWGRLSDRIGRRPVLLVSIAGNVVAMLLFAASTNLVVFFLARAFAGMANANIGTAQAYIADITPPEQRTKGMGLIGAAFGLGFVLGPAVGGLLAGISHAAPALAAAGLSALNLVLAFFILPESLKPEAREAAKLRRGSRLQAFRESLSHPFLPLLFLLFFLTTVGFAQLETTFALFTAKRFGYDVTQNGYLFAFIGVVLALVQGGIVHPLRRWAGEAAMLLVGTVGLMIGLLVIGQVHTSSGLVAACAILAFGNGLSSPALSSLVSKQAPSHSQGRILGVNQSMGSLARVIGPLVGGFTFDHGGEVAPFFVAAGILGVAVLISLRIFRSRERAQTAAA; encoded by the coding sequence ATGCACCGGAGCAAATCGCCCCTTCTCGTCATCTTCCTCACGATCTTCCTCGATCTGCTGGGCTTCGGCCTCGTCATCCCGCTCCTGCCCTTCTTTGCCTCCGACCTGGGCGCAACGGGCTTCCAGGTGGGGATCGTGATGACTGCCTACTCCGGCATGCAGTTCCTCTGCGCGCCGCTGTGGGGGAGGCTCTCCGACCGGATCGGCCGGCGTCCCGTGCTCCTGGTGTCGATCGCCGGCAACGTGGTGGCGATGCTGCTCTTCGCGGCCTCCACCAACCTCGTGGTCTTCTTCCTGGCCCGCGCCTTCGCCGGTATGGCCAACGCCAACATCGGCACGGCCCAGGCCTACATCGCCGACATCACGCCCCCCGAGCAGCGAACCAAGGGCATGGGCCTCATCGGCGCCGCCTTCGGTCTGGGCTTCGTCCTCGGACCGGCGGTCGGCGGACTCCTCGCCGGCATCTCCCACGCAGCCCCCGCCCTCGCCGCCGCCGGCCTCTCGGCCCTCAACCTGGTCCTCGCCTTCTTCATCCTCCCCGAGTCGCTGAAGCCCGAGGCGCGGGAGGCGGCGAAGCTGCGCCGGGGCTCGCGCCTCCAGGCCTTCCGCGAGTCCCTCTCGCACCCCTTCCTTCCCCTCCTCTTCCTCCTCTTCTTCCTCACGACCGTCGGCTTCGCCCAGCTCGAGACCACCTTCGCGCTCTTCACCGCGAAGCGCTTCGGCTACGACGTCACCCAGAACGGCTACCTCTTCGCCTTCATCGGCGTGGTCCTCGCCCTGGTCCAGGGCGGCATCGTCCACCCCTTGCGGCGGTGGGCCGGCGAGGCCGCCATGCTGCTCGTCGGCACCGTGGGCCTCATGATCGGCCTCCTGGTCATCGGCCAGGTCCACACCTCCTCGGGCCTCGTGGCGGCCTGCGCCATCCTTGCCTTCGGCAACGGCCTGAGCTCCCCGGCACTCTCCAGCCTGGTCTCCAAGCAGGCGCCGTCCCACTCCCAGGGCCGGATCCTCGGCGTGAACCAGAGCATGGGCAGCCTCGCCCGGGTCATCGGCCCGCTCGTCGGCGGCTTCACCTTCGACCATGGCGGCGAGGTCGCGCCCTTCTTCGTGGCGGCCGGGATCCTCGGCGTGGCGGTGCTGATCTCCCTCCGGATCTTCCGCTCCAGGGAGCGGGCGCAGACCGCCGCCGCTTGA
- the cyoE gene encoding heme o synthase, with protein MSSVAAAGVEAGRAGVVRDLVALTKPRITAMVVFTTAGGLWVAPNRLPLVPSLAVVVATAMVVSAANALNCWLERDFDALMNRTRRRPLAAGRLSPGLAVAFALGLAAVSLSVLTFAIEPLAGLLAFIALVSYVWIYTPMKRMSSDSLLVGAVPGALPPLIGYAAATGTIDLPGIVLFSILFVWQLPHFLAISILCRDDYARAGYRVFSVSRGEEATKRWTVAWAVAQLAVSLLVLPLGMAGWLYGIVATVAGVWFLADAVYGLRHGGLVWARRMMRGSLLYLAAIFTALMVGA; from the coding sequence TTGAGCTCGGTCGCCGCAGCGGGCGTGGAAGCCGGCCGCGCGGGTGTCGTCCGCGATCTCGTGGCGCTCACCAAGCCGCGGATTACCGCGATGGTGGTTTTCACCACCGCGGGCGGCCTCTGGGTCGCGCCCAATCGCCTCCCGCTGGTCCCGTCCCTGGCCGTCGTCGTCGCCACCGCGATGGTCGTGAGCGCGGCGAACGCCCTCAACTGCTGGCTCGAGCGCGACTTCGACGCGCTCATGAACCGCACGCGCAGGCGCCCCCTCGCAGCCGGTCGCCTCTCCCCCGGGCTGGCGGTGGCCTTCGCGCTCGGCCTCGCCGCCGTCTCCCTCTCGGTGCTGACCTTCGCCATCGAGCCGCTCGCCGGGCTGCTCGCCTTCATCGCCCTGGTCAGCTACGTGTGGATCTACACGCCGATGAAGCGGATGAGCTCCGACTCGCTGCTGGTCGGCGCCGTCCCCGGCGCGCTGCCGCCGCTGATCGGCTACGCGGCCGCGACCGGTACGATCGACCTGCCGGGCATCGTGCTCTTCTCGATCCTCTTCGTCTGGCAGCTCCCGCACTTCCTGGCCATCTCGATCCTCTGCCGGGACGACTATGCCCGGGCCGGCTACCGGGTCTTCTCGGTCAGCCGCGGTGAGGAGGCGACCAAGCGCTGGACGGTGGCCTGGGCCGTGGCCCAGCTCGCGGTCTCGCTGCTCGTGCTGCCGCTGGGCATGGCCGGCTGGCTCTACGGGATCGTCGCCACCGTCGCTGGTGTCTGGTTCCTCGCCGACGCCGTCTACGGCCTCCGCCACGGCGGCCTGGTCTGGGCGCGGCGCATGATGCGGGGCTCGCTCCTCTACCTCGCGGCGATCTTCACGGCGCTGATGGTGGGTGCGTGA